One region of Termitidicoccus mucosus genomic DNA includes:
- a CDS encoding autotransporter outer membrane beta-barrel domain-containing protein has protein sequence MKTKTATVAPAASLREQISVAVLFFAAFALLAAPARADIHQVEPATTINSTVTGSWASSDTIVFKGDVQLGYSPGYNDRSLVFQSDIAGVTRVIDAAGFRFAALNSGVAMTLSDIEIKNSVYSNNGGAFTISGGDTTGTTSLLGSFAITSATALNSGGAIHAANGSLLLGSAGGLVTFAGNMSGTAIGANGGAVNISTAGATLTVAGSSIFNDNIAGGGGGAVNIGTGDLVFKGNASFSRNIAGNGGAAIKAAGSILFEKDAFFASNTMTGTANSLGGAIHAANGLTILGNATFQDNRSEAGQRGGGAIYVVAGNLSISGTSLFSNNYSRINGGAIYYFPAGTITFGSYVTATGNTAGTGGGAIHSQSGDIYLLAGGNFSRNNALAGSGGALHLNTAGHVIDVTGYTVISSNTAVQNGGGIYAASPVTFRDGVEMRDNTVTGGPGGAIRHNNAASAVTITGPFAFTGNTASLQGGAIATIGSLSLIGSGSFTGNRAGTTAGSVLEGGAIILEATTAAAFTATLAATTGDIVFRDNRHRVSDDGSGVPNAIYLKNITTGAGIALNLEATEGNSINFYDPIASAVDATAKFAIAVTKTGAGSVLFDQYQSAIVADTAVAAGAFKLTGGAIYGADSGTGSFTVASGATLAGNGIVRANAITIANGATLEALEGGSLAFDSAGTPVIGTGLTLAGSGTIAIPQALDAAAVRVGEAGATAAQTLSLTGNLTLADGAVLRHDLYAGGAADLLAALGDFALTGTATIDLGAVDSGTFTLMSWAGSGLAASDTTKFAITANGAELTARNHASIDIDDGAKTLSLTNQVVSLGLTWTGSENAVWTSAPGSTANWTDGAANAENYFRDGDSVLFDGDGSAAGRTVTLADALTASQVRVIGGGTHTFTGTGGLTTDAASVLDGSAVATGTSGKLVKEGAGELVFENTGPNTFTAGIDHSGGVISFTDAAQIATGPGAAITLSNSAALRAAAGIADLANSLTVTAAADTGVFDTGTFAVGYSGQLSGAGTLVKTGSGALTFAGNASAAFAGTTRVDQGALLLASAATLGGDVTATASGAIVGGAGAFSGNVSVSNVTLRVGGLSTSSTLIIGGTLALHDATLTFGLFTGTLSDVLTIDAGGTLAVSGSNTIDINAPEIGVYTLGNIAELDGATVTIDGQTQVAGGRQQAVLSSTTGNLLLLTYNADQSRNLVWTGSTGGAWNNADSNWDGSVSKFAAGDSVTFTGSLAASHTIAIAGGGARVSDLFVEGADDFTFTGAGITGDSASLVLDSGTSEVTGAQGRLVKTGAGTLTLANAVNTFLGGIDLSGGAIAFSTAAQLGTGTAAITFSGEAILRANAGNIILSNTLAIADGVTASIDTGAHTLTLAGAVTGTAGTLAKLGDGTLVYSGTAALGHAATRIDAGVVALRNIIATDAPSVAHAFTFNGGWLDLSDTTYVSDGSAANDWSLLAFSGSLGGVIGSNDKITLGAGDHAFAIGHATDLAKQGVFVVVDAGAGVATMTGANNYAGYTLLKSGTLRVTADSQLGLASLNREIVFDGAGAALELGDGFASARALELRQNGEVSVAAAATATLSGAITGSSSTLTKTGDGTLVLTGAAAATAPGFSIAAGTLQGNTDSLRGNIANAGTLVFDQASDGAYAGVVTGAGVFEKRGAGVLTLSQASAYTGATRVLAGTLKAGAAGVLNAASAHSVSGGAILDLGGFDQTVAGLAADGSVILDATFNPDAGLIGRNNKLTVSGALTGSGTMLIRLALDETMSTGAASVDVIDAGAGSDTSQLKAVLSQRVTDGIFDLGAAFDAGGNLTLAAAMVSPEVPAATAIPTLALLMGQAGLDSAAQRLGELRVETDRLDSLWARGIYREDRVTGELFDGTDVRTRGFQVGADHLFPGVWGDGSRLVLGVFFDAFDAGDSHPSPGAELDGQQRALGLYGTLAKGNWYVDGLARYGKTEYDVNAPDDRLRVKGNGLAFALETGYAFHLLGRIEPSVQAVWQDQSFDDNADRFSRDYRFGSTTSLQARGGIRWSTNIPFDTHSSFAPWLRVSGGYEFDADQKIGISGFWFDNDLGGSLFTVEGGVTFLLGTRASLYASGMWTGGGNIDSTSASVGLRYSW, from the coding sequence GGGCTACAACGACAGATCGCTCGTCTTCCAGTCCGACATCGCCGGCGTCACGCGCGTCATCGATGCCGCCGGGTTCCGTTTCGCCGCCCTGAACAGCGGCGTCGCCATGACGCTCAGCGACATTGAAATCAAAAACTCGGTTTATTCCAACAACGGCGGCGCGTTCACCATCAGCGGTGGCGACACCACCGGCACCACCTCGCTTCTCGGCAGCTTTGCCATCACCAGCGCCACCGCCCTCAACAGCGGTGGTGCGATTCACGCCGCCAATGGCAGCCTCCTGCTCGGCAGCGCGGGCGGTTTGGTCACGTTCGCCGGCAACATGTCCGGCACCGCCATCGGCGCCAACGGTGGCGCGGTAAACATAAGCACCGCCGGTGCCACCCTCACCGTCGCCGGCTCCTCCATCTTCAATGACAACATTGCGGGCGGCGGCGGTGGCGCCGTAAACATCGGCACCGGAGACCTCGTCTTCAAGGGCAACGCCTCTTTCTCCCGCAACATCGCCGGCAACGGCGGCGCCGCCATCAAGGCCGCCGGCTCCATTCTCTTTGAAAAGGACGCCTTCTTCGCCTCCAACACCATGACCGGCACCGCCAACAGCCTCGGCGGCGCCATTCATGCCGCCAACGGCCTCACCATCCTCGGCAACGCCACCTTCCAGGACAACCGCAGCGAAGCCGGCCAGCGCGGTGGCGGTGCCATCTATGTCGTCGCCGGCAACCTCTCCATCTCCGGCACCTCCCTCTTCTCCAACAACTACTCGCGGATAAACGGCGGCGCGATTTATTATTTCCCCGCCGGCACGATCACCTTCGGCTCCTACGTCACCGCCACCGGCAACACCGCCGGCACCGGCGGCGGCGCCATCCACTCGCAGAGCGGCGACATTTACCTCCTCGCCGGCGGCAATTTCTCCCGCAACAACGCCCTCGCCGGCTCGGGCGGCGCGCTCCACCTCAACACCGCCGGCCACGTGATTGATGTCACCGGCTACACCGTCATTTCCTCCAACACCGCCGTGCAAAACGGCGGCGGCATTTACGCTGCCAGCCCCGTCACCTTCCGCGACGGCGTGGAGATGCGCGACAACACCGTCACCGGCGGCCCCGGCGGCGCGATCCGCCACAACAACGCCGCCTCCGCCGTCACCATCACCGGCCCGTTCGCCTTCACGGGCAACACCGCCTCGCTCCAAGGCGGCGCGATCGCCACCATCGGCAGCCTTTCCCTCATCGGCAGCGGCAGCTTCACCGGCAACCGCGCCGGCACCACCGCCGGCTCCGTGCTCGAAGGCGGCGCGATCATCCTCGAGGCCACCACCGCCGCCGCCTTCACCGCCACGCTCGCCGCCACCACCGGCGACATCGTTTTCCGCGACAACCGCCATCGCGTCAGCGACGACGGTTCCGGCGTGCCCAACGCAATTTACCTCAAAAACATCACCACCGGCGCCGGCATCGCGCTGAATTTGGAGGCGACGGAAGGCAACTCCATTAACTTTTATGACCCCATCGCGTCGGCGGTTGACGCCACCGCCAAGTTCGCCATCGCAGTCACCAAGACCGGCGCAGGCTCCGTGCTTTTCGACCAATACCAATCCGCCATCGTCGCCGACACCGCCGTCGCCGCCGGCGCGTTCAAGCTCACCGGCGGCGCGATCTACGGGGCGGACAGCGGCACCGGCTCGTTCACCGTCGCGTCCGGCGCCACGCTCGCGGGCAACGGCATTGTCCGGGCCAATGCCATCACCATCGCCAATGGCGCGACGCTGGAGGCGCTCGAGGGCGGTTCCCTCGCCTTCGACTCCGCTGGCACGCCCGTCATCGGCACCGGCCTGACGCTCGCCGGGTCCGGCACGATCGCGATTCCGCAGGCGCTCGATGCCGCCGCCGTCCGCGTCGGCGAGGCCGGCGCAACCGCCGCGCAGACCCTCTCGCTCACCGGCAACCTCACGCTGGCCGACGGCGCGGTGCTGCGGCACGATCTGTATGCGGGCGGCGCCGCCGACCTCCTCGCCGCGCTCGGCGATTTCGCGCTCACCGGCACCGCCACCATCGACCTGGGCGCGGTGGACTCCGGCACGTTCACCCTCATGTCTTGGGCCGGCTCCGGCCTCGCGGCTTCCGACACGACAAAGTTCGCCATCACCGCCAACGGCGCCGAACTCACCGCGCGCAACCATGCCTCGATTGACATCGACGACGGCGCGAAAACACTCTCCCTCACCAATCAGGTCGTCAGCCTCGGCCTCACGTGGACGGGCTCGGAAAACGCCGTCTGGACCAGCGCCCCCGGCTCCACTGCGAACTGGACCGACGGAGCGGCCAACGCCGAAAACTACTTCCGCGACGGCGACAGCGTGTTGTTCGACGGCGACGGCTCCGCCGCTGGCCGCACGGTCACGCTCGCGGACGCCCTGACCGCCTCGCAGGTGCGCGTCATCGGCGGCGGCACGCACACCTTCACCGGCACGGGCGGCCTCACGACCGACGCGGCCTCCGTGCTCGACGGCTCCGCCGTCGCCACCGGCACCAGCGGCAAGCTGGTCAAGGAGGGCGCGGGCGAGCTCGTCTTTGAAAACACCGGCCCGAACACCTTCACCGCCGGCATCGACCACTCCGGCGGCGTCATCTCCTTCACCGACGCCGCGCAAATCGCCACCGGTCCCGGCGCGGCCATCACGCTCAGCAACAGCGCCGCGCTCCGCGCCGCCGCCGGCATTGCGGACCTCGCGAACAGCCTCACCGTCACCGCCGCCGCCGACACCGGCGTGTTTGACACGGGCACCTTTGCCGTCGGTTATTCCGGGCAGCTTTCCGGCGCGGGCACCTTGGTGAAGACCGGCTCCGGCGCGCTCACCTTCGCCGGCAACGCCAGCGCGGCCTTCGCCGGCACGACACGGGTTGACCAGGGCGCGCTCCTCCTTGCGTCCGCCGCGACGCTGGGCGGCGACGTCACCGCCACGGCCTCCGGCGCCATCGTCGGCGGCGCGGGCGCCTTCTCGGGCAACGTTTCTGTATCCAATGTGACACTACGCGTCGGCGGACTCTCAACCTCAAGCACGCTCATCATCGGCGGCACGCTCGCGCTGCACGACGCCACGCTCACCTTCGGCCTCTTCACCGGCACGCTCAGCGATGTCCTCACCATCGACGCCGGCGGCACCCTCGCGGTCAGCGGCTCAAACACCATCGACATCAACGCCCCCGAAATCGGCGTTTACACCCTCGGCAACATCGCCGAACTCGACGGCGCGACCGTCACCATTGACGGCCAGACGCAAGTCGCCGGCGGCCGCCAGCAGGCCGTGCTCTCCAGCACGACCGGAAACCTCCTGCTCCTTACCTATAATGCCGACCAGTCGCGCAACCTCGTCTGGACCGGCTCGACCGGCGGCGCGTGGAACAACGCTGACAGCAACTGGGACGGCTCGGTGAGCAAGTTTGCCGCGGGCGACAGCGTGACGTTCACCGGCAGCCTCGCCGCCAGCCACACCATCGCCATCGCGGGCGGCGGCGCGAGGGTCTCCGATTTGTTTGTCGAGGGTGCGGACGACTTCACCTTCACCGGCGCGGGCATCACCGGCGATTCCGCCTCCCTCGTGCTCGACAGCGGCACCTCCGAGGTGACCGGCGCGCAGGGCCGCCTCGTCAAGACCGGCGCCGGCACGCTCACCCTGGCCAACGCGGTCAACACCTTCCTCGGCGGCATCGACCTGTCCGGCGGCGCGATTGCGTTTTCCACTGCCGCCCAGCTCGGCACCGGCACCGCCGCCATCACCTTCTCCGGCGAAGCCATCCTTCGCGCCAACGCCGGCAACATCATCCTCTCCAACACCCTCGCCATCGCCGACGGCGTCACCGCCTCGATCGACACCGGCGCGCACACGCTCACGCTTGCGGGCGCGGTGACCGGCACGGCGGGCACGCTGGCCAAGCTCGGCGACGGCACGCTCGTCTATTCCGGCACCGCCGCGCTCGGCCACGCCGCCACGCGCATCGACGCCGGCGTGGTCGCGCTGCGCAACATCATCGCGACCGACGCGCCCTCCGTTGCGCACGCCTTCACCTTCAACGGCGGCTGGCTCGACCTCTCCGACACCACCTACGTCAGCGACGGCTCGGCCGCCAACGATTGGAGCCTGCTCGCATTCTCGGGCAGCCTCGGCGGCGTCATCGGCAGCAACGACAAGATCACCCTCGGCGCGGGCGACCACGCCTTTGCCATCGGCCACGCCACCGACCTCGCAAAGCAGGGCGTGTTTGTCGTGGTCGATGCGGGCGCGGGTGTCGCCACCATGACCGGCGCGAACAACTATGCCGGCTACACGCTGCTCAAAAGCGGCACACTGCGCGTCACCGCCGACAGCCAGCTCGGCCTCGCCAGCCTGAACCGCGAGATCGTTTTCGACGGAGCCGGCGCCGCGCTCGAACTGGGCGACGGCTTCGCCAGCGCGCGCGCGCTTGAACTGCGCCAGAACGGCGAAGTGAGCGTCGCCGCCGCCGCGACCGCCACGCTGTCCGGCGCGATCACCGGCTCATCCAGCACGCTCACCAAGACCGGCGACGGCACCCTCGTGCTCACCGGCGCCGCCGCCGCAACCGCGCCCGGCTTCTCCATCGCCGCCGGCACGCTCCAGGGCAACACCGACAGCCTGCGGGGCAACATCGCCAACGCCGGCACGCTCGTTTTCGACCAGGCCTCGGACGGCGCCTACGCGGGCGTCGTCACCGGCGCCGGGGTGTTTGAGAAACGCGGCGCGGGCGTGCTCACCCTCTCGCAGGCCAGCGCCTACACCGGGGCGACCCGGGTGCTCGCGGGCACGCTCAAGGCCGGCGCGGCCGGCGTCCTCAACGCCGCCTCCGCCCACAGTGTATCCGGCGGGGCGATACTCGACCTCGGCGGCTTCGACCAGACGGTCGCGGGTCTTGCGGCCGACGGCTCCGTCATCCTCGACGCCACCTTCAACCCCGACGCCGGGCTCATCGGCCGCAACAACAAACTCACCGTCAGCGGCGCGCTCACCGGCAGCGGCACGATGCTCATCCGCCTCGCCCTCGACGAGACGATGAGCACCGGCGCCGCCAGCGTGGACGTGATCGACGCCGGCGCGGGCTCCGACACCAGCCAGCTCAAGGCCGTGCTCTCGCAGCGCGTCACCGACGGCATTTTCGACCTGGGCGCGGCCTTCGACGCCGGCGGCAACCTCACGCTCGCCGCCGCGATGGTCTCCCCGGAGGTTCCCGCCGCCACCGCCATCCCCACCCTCGCGCTGCTCATGGGGCAGGCCGGGCTCGACTCCGCCGCGCAGCGCCTCGGCGAACTGCGCGTGGAAACCGACCGCCTCGACAGCCTCTGGGCGCGCGGCATCTACCGCGAGGACCGCGTCACCGGCGAATTGTTCGACGGCACCGACGTGCGCACCCGCGGGTTCCAAGTCGGCGCCGATCACCTGTTCCCCGGAGTCTGGGGTGACGGCAGCCGGCTCGTCCTCGGCGTCTTTTTCGATGCGTTCGATGCCGGTGACAGCCATCCCTCGCCCGGCGCCGAGCTCGACGGACAGCAGCGCGCGCTCGGTCTCTACGGCACGCTCGCCAAGGGCAACTGGTATGTGGACGGGCTCGCCCGGTATGGAAAAACTGAATACGACGTGAACGCGCCCGACGACCGCCTGCGCGTGAAAGGCAACGGCCTCGCGTTCGCGCTCGAGACCGGCTACGCCTTCCACCTCCTCGGGCGCATAGAACCGTCGGTGCAGGCGGTTTGGCAGGATCAATCCTTTGACGACAACGCCGACCGCTTCAGCCGCGATTATCGCTTCGGCTCGACCACTTCGCTTCAGGCGCGCGGCGGCATCCGCTGGAGCACAAACATTCCCTTCGACACGCACAGTTCGTTTGCGCCGTGGCTGCGCGTGAGCGGCGGCTACGAGTTCGATGCCGACCAGAAGATCGGGATATCCGGCTTCTGGTTCGACAACGACCTCGGCGGCTCGCTCTTCACGGTGGAAGGCGGCGTGACGTTCCTGCTCGGCACGCGCGCCAGCCTGTATGCCTCGGGCATGTGGACCGGCGGCGGCAACATCGACAGCACCTCCGCCAGCGTCGGCCTGCGCTATTCATGGTAA